In Centropristis striata isolate RG_2023a ecotype Rhode Island chromosome 15, C.striata_1.0, whole genome shotgun sequence, a genomic segment contains:
- the kcnk12l gene encoding potassium channel subfamily K member 13 isoform X2, which produces MNEDNARFCLLAGLILLYLLCGAAIFSALEHPFELRARRLWKQQLDNFTQRYRVNLGALHTLLRQYEEANGAGIRVDALRPRWDFSGAFYFVGTVVSTIGFGMTTPATIAGKIFLIFYGLIGCAATILFFNLFLERIITMLAYIMRWCHERRLRCAGVGVVSSREESSGEEDSLEGWKPSVYYVMLILGVASVVIACSASTLYSSMENWSYVDSLYFCFVAFSTIGFGDLVSSQRQQYESQEAYRLGNCLFILMGVCCIYSLFNVISIIIKQTLTWIVGKLVCTPCSCSRPGCRRLKRNTVQPMASHCPAGRHRYRDGSVETVCDSETDAGAVADGVYVGRRLSGEMISVNEFMVSNKVSLALLQKQLSETAHQGPRQCYQNGFSGGVGALAIMNNRLQETSVDR; this is translated from the exons ATGAATGAAGATAACGCCCGTTTCTGCCTGCTGGCTGGGCTCATCCTGCTCTACTTGTTGTGCGGGGCGGCGATCTTCTCCGCTCTGGAGCATCCCTTTGAGCTGCGTGCCCGCCGCCTCTGGAAGCAGCAACTGGATAACTTCACCCAGAGATACAGGGTCAACCTGGGCGCCCTGCACACTCTGCTGCGGCAGTACGAGGAGGCAAACGGAGCTGGGATCAGAGTGGACGCCCTCAGGCCCCGCTGGGACTTTTCTGGAGCTTTCTACTTTGTGGGCACAGTGGTCTCCACTATTG GCTTTGGCATGACCACACCAGCAACCATAGCTGGTAAAATATTCTTAATCTTCTACGGTCTCATCGGCTGTGCTGCCACCATCCTCTTCTTCAACCTCTTCCTGGAGAGGATCATCACCATGCTGGCTTACATCATGCGCTGGTGTCATGAGCGGCGGCTGAGGTGTGCTGGAGTCGGGGTGGTGTCGAGCAGGGAGGAGTCGTCCGGCGAGGAGGACAGTCTGGAAGGCTGGAAACCGTCCGTCTACTACGTGATGCTGATCTTGGGTGTGGCGTCGGTGGTGATTGCATGCAGCGCCTCCACTCTGTACAGCTCCATGGAGAACTGGAGCTACGTGGACTCCCTCTACTTCTGTTTTGTGGCCTTCAGCACCATCGGCTTTGGGGACCTGGTGAGCAGTCAGAGGCAGCAGTATGAGTCTCAGGAGGCCTACCGCCTTGGGAACTGTCTCTTCATCCTGATGGGGGTGTGCTGCATCTACTCACTGTTCAACGTCATTTCTATTATCATCAAGCAAACTCTCACCTGGATTGTGGGCAAACTGGTGTGCACGCCCTGCTCCTGCTCCAGACCTGGCTGCCG ACGCTTAAAACGCAACACCGTGCAGCCCATGGCGTCCCACTGCCCCGCAGGAAGACACCGCTACAGGGACGGCTCGGTGGAGACGGTGTGTGACAGTGAGACAGATGCAGGAGCGGTGGCTGACGGGGTTTACGTGGGACGCCGTCTGTCAGGAGAGATGATCTCTGTCAATGAGTTCATGGTGTCCAACAAAGTGTCTCTGGCTCTGCTGCAGAAGCAGCTGAGTGAAACGGCTCACCAGGGCCCACGGCAGTGCTACCAGAATGGATTCTCTGGTGGCGTGGGCGCTTTGGCCATCATGAATAACCGCCTACAGGAAACCAGCGTGGATAGGTAG
- the kcnk12l gene encoding potassium channel subfamily K member 13 isoform X1 produces the protein MAQRRAAGGCCCSRAPMNEDNARFCLLAGLILLYLLCGAAIFSALEHPFELRARRLWKQQLDNFTQRYRVNLGALHTLLRQYEEANGAGIRVDALRPRWDFSGAFYFVGTVVSTIGFGMTTPATIAGKIFLIFYGLIGCAATILFFNLFLERIITMLAYIMRWCHERRLRCAGVGVVSSREESSGEEDSLEGWKPSVYYVMLILGVASVVIACSASTLYSSMENWSYVDSLYFCFVAFSTIGFGDLVSSQRQQYESQEAYRLGNCLFILMGVCCIYSLFNVISIIIKQTLTWIVGKLVCTPCSCSRPGCRWLCCPCLQKKKPNRLRPPAHLRRLKRNTVQPMASHCPAGRHRYRDGSVETVCDSETDAGAVADGVYVGRRLSGEMISVNEFMVSNKVSLALLQKQLSETAHQGPRQCYQNGFSGGVGALAIMNNRLQETSVDR, from the exons ATGGCTCAGAGGAGGGCTGctggtggctgctgctgctccagggCGCCCATGAATGAAGATAACGCCCGTTTCTGCCTGCTGGCTGGGCTCATCCTGCTCTACTTGTTGTGCGGGGCGGCGATCTTCTCCGCTCTGGAGCATCCCTTTGAGCTGCGTGCCCGCCGCCTCTGGAAGCAGCAACTGGATAACTTCACCCAGAGATACAGGGTCAACCTGGGCGCCCTGCACACTCTGCTGCGGCAGTACGAGGAGGCAAACGGAGCTGGGATCAGAGTGGACGCCCTCAGGCCCCGCTGGGACTTTTCTGGAGCTTTCTACTTTGTGGGCACAGTGGTCTCCACTATTG GCTTTGGCATGACCACACCAGCAACCATAGCTGGTAAAATATTCTTAATCTTCTACGGTCTCATCGGCTGTGCTGCCACCATCCTCTTCTTCAACCTCTTCCTGGAGAGGATCATCACCATGCTGGCTTACATCATGCGCTGGTGTCATGAGCGGCGGCTGAGGTGTGCTGGAGTCGGGGTGGTGTCGAGCAGGGAGGAGTCGTCCGGCGAGGAGGACAGTCTGGAAGGCTGGAAACCGTCCGTCTACTACGTGATGCTGATCTTGGGTGTGGCGTCGGTGGTGATTGCATGCAGCGCCTCCACTCTGTACAGCTCCATGGAGAACTGGAGCTACGTGGACTCCCTCTACTTCTGTTTTGTGGCCTTCAGCACCATCGGCTTTGGGGACCTGGTGAGCAGTCAGAGGCAGCAGTATGAGTCTCAGGAGGCCTACCGCCTTGGGAACTGTCTCTTCATCCTGATGGGGGTGTGCTGCATCTACTCACTGTTCAACGTCATTTCTATTATCATCAAGCAAACTCTCACCTGGATTGTGGGCAAACTGGTGTGCACGCCCTGCTCCTGCTCCAGACCTGGCTGCCGGTGGCTCTGCTGCCCCtgcctccagaaaaaaaaacccaaccgcCTGCGTCCGCCGGCTCACCTCAGACGCTTAAAACGCAACACCGTGCAGCCCATGGCGTCCCACTGCCCCGCAGGAAGACACCGCTACAGGGACGGCTCGGTGGAGACGGTGTGTGACAGTGAGACAGATGCAGGAGCGGTGGCTGACGGGGTTTACGTGGGACGCCGTCTGTCAGGAGAGATGATCTCTGTCAATGAGTTCATGGTGTCCAACAAAGTGTCTCTGGCTCTGCTGCAGAAGCAGCTGAGTGAAACGGCTCACCAGGGCCCACGGCAGTGCTACCAGAATGGATTCTCTGGTGGCGTGGGCGCTTTGGCCATCATGAATAACCGCCTACAGGAAACCAGCGTGGATAGGTAG
- the ppm1nb gene encoding protein phosphatase, Mg2+/Mn2+ dependent, 1Nb (putative), whose translation MRTSRKGSVEMPAFMRQLVKETEKRVSSFFKGGRGGGAAEGEQPGDGEREEVIPSPYLDRPVLDKLTEEGCARWGLTYALGSMQGWRANMEDFHNCVPQLGGELADWSFFAVFDGHAGSTVAQYCSQHLLGQILATGGMRQEDDPERVKGSIMEGFLQTDKHLLSVARREGWERGGTTVIATLISPYYIYFANCGDSRAMLCRSGQVCFSTEDHKPYSPLEKERIESAGGSVSIQRINGSLAVSRALGDFSYKGAENRTPTEQMVSPEPEVCVVERSPADEFLVLACDGVWDTISNEELCAFIHNRLRVCTDLRDVCTQVIDLCLYKGSLDNISIILLCFPGAPQLSAEALHQEAELEDLLESKVAEIYEELCSRGEEPDLLSVLTVLASTVIPGLPPGGGIQSKRNCIISAYYQQRETHKSMLPNGLGGS comes from the exons ATGAGGACGTCCAGGAAGGGCAGCGTGGAGATGCCTGCGTTTATGCGGCAGCTGGTGAAAGAGACGGAAAAGAGGGTCAGCTCTTTCTTCAAAGGGGGgcgtggaggaggagcagcagagggggAGCAGCCAGGGGacggggagagggaggaggtcaTCCCCAGCCCCTACCTGGACCGGCCGGTCCTGGACAAGCTCACAGAGGAAGGCTGCGCCCGCTGGGGCCTCACCTACGCCCTGGGGAGCATGCAGGGCTGGAGGGCCAACATGGAGGACTTCCACAACTGCGTGCCACAGCTGGGAGGAGAGCTGGCCGACTGGAGCTTCTTCGCTGTGTTCGATGGTCACGCGGGCAGCACGGTGGCTCAGTACTGCTCCCAGCACCTCCTGGGTCAGATCCTGGCCACAG GTGGGATGAGACAAGAGGATGATCCTGAGAGAGTGAAAGGATCCATCATGGAGGGcttcctgcagacagacaagCACCTGCTGTCTGTGGCGCGTCGGGAGGGCTGGGAGCGAGGCGGCACCACCGTGATCGCCACTCTCATCTCACCATATTACATCTACTTCGCCAACTGTGGGGACTCCAGGGCCATGCTGTGCCGGTCTGGCCAGGTTTGCTTCTCCACTGAGGACCACAAACCGTACAGCCCTCTGGAGAAGGAGCGCATTGAGAGCGCGGGCGGCTCCGTGTCCATCCAACGCATCAACGGCTCCCTGGCGGTGTCTCGTGCTCTGGGGGACTTCAGCTACAAGGGCGCCGAGAACCGAACGCCCACCGAGCAGATGGTGTCTCCCGAGCCGGAAGTGTGTGTGGTGGAGCGATCTCCGGCGGATGAGTTCCTGGTTCTGGCCTGCGACGGCGTGTGGGACACCATCAGCAACGAGGAGCTGTGCGCCTTCATCCACAACCGGCTGCGCGTCTGCACCGACCTGAGAGACGTCTGCACGCAGGTCATTGACCTCTGCCTCTATAAG GGCAGCTTGGACAACATCAGCATCATCCTGCTCTGCTTCCCTGGAGCCCCCCAGCTGTCGGCCGAGGCGCTGCACCAGGAGGCCGAGCTGGAGGACCTGCTGGAGTCCAAAGTAGCAG AAATATATGAAGAGCTGTGCAGCAGAGGGGAGGAACCTGACCTGCTGTCTGTCCTCACAGTCCTCGCGTCCACTGTTATCCCTGGATTACCACCAGGTGGAGGCATACAGAGCAA aaGGAACTGCATTATTTCTGCTTACTATCAACAAAGAGAGACTCACAAGTCAATGCTACCAAAC GGCCTGGGAGGTTCCTGA